The following coding sequences lie in one Terriglobia bacterium genomic window:
- a CDS encoding DoxX family protein: MSARKLVARWSAWGPYLRSALRIVAAFMFLLAGTTILFAFPSGMPPDGGTAPPMSQIWIGGVLETLGGALLLVGLFTRPVAFVLAGEMAVAYFQFHFPKSFWPVMNGGVDAALYCFVWLYFSAAGGGPWSLDARRGERAAPRDASGASGPSRSGTGS, encoded by the coding sequence ATGAGCGCACGGAAACTCGTCGCGAGGTGGTCGGCCTGGGGCCCGTACCTTCGGAGCGCGCTCCGCATCGTGGCCGCGTTCATGTTCCTGCTGGCCGGCACGACGATCCTCTTCGCGTTCCCGTCCGGCATGCCCCCGGATGGCGGAACCGCCCCGCCGATGTCCCAGATCTGGATCGGAGGCGTTCTCGAGACGCTCGGCGGCGCGCTGCTCCTCGTCGGCCTCTTCACGCGTCCCGTCGCGTTCGTCCTGGCCGGTGAGATGGCGGTGGCGTACTTCCAGTTCCACTTCCCCAAGAGCTTCTGGCCCGTGATGAACGGTGGCGTCGACGCCGCCCTCTACTGCTTCGTCTGGCTCTACTTCTCGGCCGCCGGGGGAGGACCCTGGAGCCTGGACGCGAGGCGAGGCGAGCGCGCGGCACCGCGCGACGCGTCCGGCGCGAGTGGTCCGAGCCGCTCGGGCACGGGATCCTGA
- a CDS encoding DUF134 domain-containing protein produces the protein MPRPCCPRRVAGRPAVSIFEPIRIPVDQLEEVVMTLDEFEAIRLADLEGHYQEQAAAAMRVSRPTFSRIVESAHRKVADVLVHGKALRIEGGPVHLGSRRCCRLHDGADREADGDLRVWPACPHPPAGSKTR, from the coding sequence GTGCCGAGACCTTGTTGCCCCCGCCGGGTCGCCGGCCGTCCGGCGGTATCGATCTTCGAGCCGATCCGCATCCCCGTGGATCAGCTCGAGGAGGTCGTCATGACGCTGGACGAGTTCGAGGCGATCCGGCTCGCGGACCTCGAGGGCCATTATCAGGAGCAGGCCGCCGCGGCCATGCGCGTATCGAGGCCCACGTTCAGCAGGATCGTCGAGTCGGCCCACCGCAAGGTCGCCGACGTCCTCGTGCACGGGAAAGCGCTCCGGATCGAAGGCGGTCCCGTTCACCTCGGCTCCCGCCGATGCTGCCGGTTGCACGACGGGGCCGACCGTGAGGCCGATGGCGATCTCCGCGTCTGGCCCGCATGTCCGCATCCTCCCGCGGGATCGAAGACGCGATGA
- a CDS encoding diguanylate cyclase produces MNICIPVTEDQGAQSSVSAHFGSAPLYMIVDTDSGACRAVPNRNVHHGHGMCAPLAALAGESIDGMVVGGIGMGALAKLGAAGVRVFRSEHETVEKTVAAFRTGKLETMSPDMACARHGHGQP; encoded by the coding sequence ATGAACATCTGCATTCCTGTCACGGAGGACCAGGGCGCCCAGAGCTCGGTGAGCGCGCATTTCGGCTCGGCGCCGCTCTACATGATCGTGGACACCGACAGCGGCGCCTGCCGCGCGGTCCCGAACCGCAACGTCCATCACGGCCACGGCATGTGCGCGCCGCTCGCCGCCCTCGCGGGAGAGAGCATCGACGGGATGGTCGTTGGCGGCATCGGGATGGGCGCACTAGCGAAACTCGGGGCGGCGGGCGTCCGTGTGTTCCGATCCGAGCACGAGACCGTCGAGAAGACCGTGGCCGCGTTCAGGACCGGCAAGCTCGAGACGATGTCGCCGGACATGGCCTGCGCCCGCCACGGCCACGGTCAGCCGTAG
- the tsaA gene encoding tRNA (N6-threonylcarbamoyladenosine(37)-N6)-methyltransferase TrmO, whose amino-acid sequence MGTRRKSARSAIGCHAIGTIRTGFTRAAGTPVQPVFARDARGEVVVDERYATALDDVDGFERVWLIYWMDRAGPFAARVVPFRDTREHGLFSTRSPVRPNPIGLSAVRLLRRDGCVLHVADVDVLDGTPLLDIKPYVPEFDAHPASKAGWLEVARMGMETADDRFHGGLCELTNSPRKNR is encoded by the coding sequence ATGGGTACCCGCCGGAAGTCTGCCCGCTCCGCCATCGGTTGTCACGCGATTGGCACGATACGGACGGGCTTCACCCGCGCCGCAGGGACACCGGTCCAGCCCGTGTTCGCCCGAGACGCCCGCGGAGAGGTCGTCGTGGACGAGCGCTACGCCACCGCGCTTGACGACGTCGACGGGTTCGAGCGTGTGTGGTTGATCTACTGGATGGACCGTGCGGGGCCATTCGCGGCGAGGGTGGTCCCCTTTCGCGACACGCGCGAGCACGGACTTTTCTCCACGCGATCACCCGTCCGCCCGAACCCCATAGGACTATCGGCGGTCCGCCTGCTGCGGCGCGACGGATGCGTCCTGCACGTGGCCGACGTGGACGTGCTCGACGGCACGCCGCTCCTCGACATCAAGCCGTACGTCCCCGAGTTCGACGCCCACCCGGCATCGAAGGCGGGGTGGCTCGAGGTGGCCCGAATGGGCATGGAGACCGCCGACGACCGTTTCCACGGCGGCCTCTGCGAGCTGACCAATTCACCGAGGAAGAACCGATGA